One Terriglobia bacterium genomic region harbors:
- a CDS encoding prepilin peptidase, producing MAVFFGLGLIFGSFLNVCIYRLPRELSVVTPRSQCPSCGTPIAFYDNIPVLSWLILRGKCRNCGGAISPRYVFVELLTGVFFLLSYLTAGASPEALKFCVLSFLLLGLVFTDAETKLLPDLLTKPGVVLGLLFSVFVPVEGPAAYFLHGINVRWLWLANSLGGAILGAAFILGIALAYEAVRGVEGMGRGDVKLMALIGAFLGVKLTLVVLLLGSLIGSAFGILLIFWVWNKRLARRRKRVPSEPARSARRRAWRSAILIYRNFEIPFGVFLGAAALFAAFWGTAVVRWYAGFYR from the coding sequence ATGGCGGTCTTTTTTGGACTGGGGCTGATTTTCGGCAGCTTTTTGAACGTGTGCATCTACCGCCTGCCGAGAGAACTCTCGGTGGTGACGCCGCGCTCGCAGTGCCCGTCGTGCGGCACACCTATCGCTTTCTACGACAACATACCGGTTCTGAGCTGGCTGATCCTGAGAGGGAAGTGCCGTAACTGCGGCGGCGCGATATCGCCACGCTATGTTTTTGTCGAGTTGCTGACCGGCGTTTTCTTCCTGCTCAGCTACCTTACAGCCGGTGCGTCGCCGGAAGCGCTTAAGTTCTGCGTGCTGTCCTTCCTGCTGCTCGGCCTGGTCTTTACCGACGCTGAGACCAAGCTGCTGCCTGACCTGCTGACCAAGCCTGGCGTCGTGCTGGGATTGTTGTTCAGCGTATTTGTACCGGTGGAAGGCCCCGCCGCCTACTTTCTTCACGGCATCAATGTGCGCTGGCTCTGGCTGGCGAACTCACTGGGCGGGGCGATACTGGGTGCAGCGTTCATCCTGGGCATCGCGCTGGCCTATGAAGCGGTGCGCGGCGTGGAAGGCATGGGACGCGGCGACGTCAAGCTCATGGCCCTGATCGGCGCCTTTCTGGGCGTGAAACTCACGTTGGTGGTGCTGCTGCTAGGATCGCTGATTGGCAGCGCGTTTGGGATCCTGCTGATCTTTTGGGTATGGAACAAACGGCTTGCCCGCCGAAGGAAAAGGGTGCCGTCTGAACCCGCACGTTCGGCCCGCCGGCGCGCGTGGCGGTCGGCGATTCTGATCTACCGCAATTTTGAAATCCCATTCGGCGTATTCCTGGGCGCGGCGGCTTTGTTCGCTGCGTTTTGGGGGACCGCGGTGGTGCGCTGGTACGCGGGCTTCTACCGGTGA